Within Saccharomonospora cyanea NA-134, the genomic segment GACGCCCCGGTCGACGACGCGGCCATGACCGAGCGCATCAACGCCAACACGCCGATCCAGATGAACGCCATCAAACGGGTACTGGAGGCGGAAGCCGCCGCGCTCCCCGCGCCCGGCTCCGGAACACCGGCGTCGGAGGCACCATGAGCCGGACGTTGATCGTCGCGAGGATGGCCGAGGCCGACAGTGAGAAGGTCGCGGCGTTGTTCGCCGACTCGGACGCGGGCTCCCTGCCGCACCGGGTCGGCGTCCGCGCCCGGACCCTGTTCCGCTACCACGGCCTGTACTTCCACCTGATCGAATCGGACCACGACGTCGACCACAGGATCGAGAGCGTGCGCGGTGACCGTGACTTCCGCGAGCTCAGCGCCGCCCTGGACCCCTACATCCGGCCCTACGATCCGGACACGTGGCGTTCGCCCGCCGACGCGATGGCCACGGTGTTCTACCAGTGGCGGCGTGACGACTGACGCCGGTCGGCACGAGACCGCACCCGGTCCCGTGCCGTGCCGGTTCTCAGCGACCGGAGACCGGTACGTGCGCCGAGGCGTTCAACACTGGGTCGATGACCCAGCCGCGCTCCCGCAGCTCCGGTAGCACCGTGGCACTGCCGGGCAGTGCGGGCGGCGCGCCCCTGCCGTACACCCCGAGCCTCGCGGGACGCTCGTCGGTGCCGTAGCCCCACAGCTCCAGCGGGCCCTGGCAGGCGCTGCCGCGCTTGAGCAACACCGTGGAGCCTGCGGGCGGGTTCAGCTCCCGAAGCTGTCCGAGGCTGTTCAGCGGGGCCTTCGCCGTACCGGGCCCGGCGCGCTCGGCACCGCAGTCGACGTGGTACGTACTCGGCGGCGGAACCGGCTCCGTGGTCGAGGCGTACGCCGACACGGTGGCCAGGTGCACGGGACCGCGTGCCGACGTGACACGCACGCGCAACGCCTCGGTCGTCACCGGTTCCGGCAGAGCGAGGACACGTTTGTAGCCGACGGTTCCGGTGGTGGCGACCTGCCGCCAGGACCCGTCACCGGCCCGCACGTCGACGGCGACTTCGCGGACCTGCTGGCCGCCGTCGGCGATGTCCTCCCCGAACGAGAGCCGGTCCACGGTGGTGGGCCCGTCGAACACCACCTCGACCGGGGTGCCCGCGTCGACGACGTGCGAGGTCCTGCCGTCGCCGTCGGTGACCTCGGGGGCCGGGGCGCCCTGCACACGGACGTCCGCGCCGAGCGCGAGGTCCGCCGGCATGTCCTGCCGGAGCCGGGCGTTCCACTCCGCCAGCCGGGTGACGTCCGCCGCGGGCAGCCGGCCCGAGCGGTCCGGCGGGATGTTCAGCAGCAGCACCGAGTTGCGCCCCACGGAGCTGTAGTAGATGTCGCGGAGGTGCTCGACCGACTTCGGCTGCTGGTCGTCGTGGTGGAACCAGCCGGGCCGGATGGAGACGTCCACCTCGGCGGGCCACCACACCAGTTCGCTCGCGCCCTCCTCACCGGCGGCCACGAGTGCCCGGTCGGTGCCGATCTCCGGTGCCTGCCCGGACGGGACGACGTACTGGTTGCCCTTCTCCGTGGTGCCGACGGCTACCGTGCTCCACTCGTTCTCGCGGGCGAGCCCGTTCTCGTTGCCGACCCAGCGCACGTCCGGCCCGGTGACGGCGATGGTCGCCTCCGGCGCCAGTTTCCGGATGAGGTCGTAGTAGGCGGCGAAGTCGTACTTCTCCCGGTCGGCGCCCGGGATGCCGCCGTCGGCGCCGTCGAACCACACCTCGTCGACGGGACCGTACTCGGTGAGCACCTCGTAGAGCTGGTTCAGGAAGTAGCCGCCGTAGTCGGTGGCGTCATAGGTGAAGGTGGGCAGGTCCTCGCCCGCCCGGTCGTCGCCCGGCACGAGCGTCGGGATCGTGCGTGGCGTCTTGGCCGAGCCGTTGGCGAACACGCCCTTGTGGTACTGGTTCCAGTCGGACGGGGAGAGGTAGACGCCGACCTTGAGCCCGTACCGGTGCGCCGAGTCCACGAACTCGCGGAGTACGTCACCCCCGCCGTCACGCCACGAGCTCGCCGCGACGTCGTGGTCCGTGTAACGCGACGGGTAGAGCACGAACCCGTCGTGGTGCTTGACGGTGAGGATCGCGTACCGGAAGCCGTTGTCCGCCAGTACGCGTGCCCACTGGTCGGTGTCCAGCTCGGCGGGCTGGAACAGCTCGGCATCCTCGTCGCCGTGCCCCCACTCGTTGCCGGTGAAGGTGTTCATTCCGAAGTGCAGGAACGCGGTGCGCTCGGCCTCCTGCCAGCTCACCTGCCGCTCGGTGGGGCGCAGTGACGACGCCTTCGACAGCAGCGAGGGCGCGCACTCGCCACTGGTGATCGCGACGCGGTCGGCCTCCTCCAGCGGGGGAGTCGTGCAGGGCAGTCGCCCGAGCCGAGCTTCACCGGTGTCACCGCCGCTGGTCACGGCCGTGCCGTAGACGGTGCCGCGGCCGCCCGCGCCGATGGTGAGATCGCCCCGGGACGCCGTGACCCCGCTGACGGTCATCACCTCGCCGAGGGGGTCGCCGCCTTCGTGCAGGCTGACGGTGCCGTCACCGTTGTCGTCGATGTCGCTGTGCAACACCAGGTGGTGGTACGGCACGCCGTCACGGGTGTCGGGCTCGCCGAGCTCGTACGTGGCGTTGTGGGCGCCGGCGACCAGGCGCACGGTCCGCTCGCCCGTGGCCTCGACGCGGACCGCGCCCCCGAGGTCGGCGACCGTCGACTCCGAGGCGAGCAGGTCGGGGCCGGTGACGACCTCCGTCAGCAGGGAGCGCGACAGCGGCTTCTCACCGAGCGGGGCGAGGGACCAGCGCACGGCGGAGTCCTCGCCGTCGAGCACCGCGGAGCCGGGTGAGGTCACCTGCCCACCGGTGACGGTGAGGGAGCCCTCGACGACCTCGCCGAGGCCGGCCCGGTAGGTCGTGCCGTCGAGCCCTCCGGAGAACGCCGTGCGAAGCATGGTGCGCGTCTCGCCCGGCACCTTCTGGTAGGCGAACATGTCCGGATCGAACGGGCCGGTCACGGTGGCGAACCGGGTCTTGCCGACGCTGCCCGCGAACCCGCGGCCGAGTGCGGCGGGATGCACGTCGTTGCCGATCCCGACGAGCTCGGACCGTCCGCCCGCGAGTGCGGCTCTGCCCCCGTCCGGTGCGACGGTCGGCAGTGGGGCGCCGTCGAGGTAGGCGAGCATCCGCGCCCCGTCGCCCTCGGGGAGGTAGGCGACCGACAGGACGTGCTGTTCACCGGGTGAGGGTGGCTCCGTGGTTCGGACGCGGCTCACCCACCGGCCGTCCACGAAGGTGTCGTAGCCGTAGCGCAGGGCACCGTCCTGGTACCGCACGCTCAGGTTGCCGCCCACGGCGAGGACGGTCGCGAGTGGAGCCTGAGTGTCGTCGGGCGTGAACACGATCTCGGCGACGAAACCCTCGTCGATCGTGGTGTCGCCGAGGGACAGCTCGGCCGGTTCGAACCCGGCGCCGTCGCGGCCGCCGCCGAGCGACAGGCCCCGGCCGGGTTCGAGTGTCTCCGAACCCGAGCGTCTGGTGAGGCTGCCGCCCATCGTCTCACCAGTGGCGGCGGTGTAGGAGTTACCGGAGGAGAACGAGCCGCTGTAGGCGACGTCGAGGTGGGTCCCGGGCTCGGCCGCGCCTGCCGGGGGAACGGTGACGGTGAGCAGGGAGAGGGCCGCGGCCAGGGCCACCGTGGCCCGTGTGCGGCGTCTGTGACGAGTCCCTGGTGAGAGTGGCATGAGCCCTCCTGGCAGCGGGATACATCCGATCCGTTGGGCTACTACACCATGGTCATGAGGGGTTGTCTAGACCTATTCTCCACTGTTTCGGCCTGTCGGAGCTGTTGACTGGTCGGCAATGAGGTCAATACATCCGATGTATCGATGAGGTTCGCTCGCCAGTGGTACGGCTTCTCGGTCTCCTCCGCCCGTCGTCGGTCGGGGAGGCGGGACGCTGCTCCGGACAGTTGAAATCTCGTTGAACGGTTACCTGTCAGTAGTGACAGGCTGTCGCGGATACGGCAGAGTGCGTCGCCGTGAGCGCACTCCCGCCCCGTGACAGCCGTTCCTCCCCGCCGCCCCGGGCTCCGCTGCCCCGACGCACCGTGCTGCGAGCCTCAGGCGCACTCGTGGCTGCGGGCGTCGGAGTGGCCGCCGCACCGGCGGCGCTGGCCGATGCCACTCCGTTCGCCCACGGCGTGGCATCGGGCGACCCACTGCCCGACGGCGTGCTGCTGTGGACCCGCGTGACCCCGACACCGCAGGCGCGGCCCGGTACGGGCGTCGGGCCCGACGTGGCCGTTCGGTGGGAGGTCTCCCTCGACGAGACGTTCACCGCCGTGGTCGCCGAGGGCGCCGCCCACACGGGGGCCCCTCGTGACCACACCGTGAAGGTCGACGTCACGGGTCTGGAACCGGCGACGTGGTACTGGTACCGCTTCCGGTACGGCGCGAGCGCCTCGCCCGTGGGCCGCACCCGTACCGCGCCCGCCATCGGTGCCGTCGTCGATCGGCTCCGCTTCGGCGTCGTGTCGTGCTCCAACTGGCAGGCCGGGCACTTCGCGGCCTACCGTCACCTCGCCGAACGCGACGACCTCGACCTCGTCGTCCACCTCGGCGACTACCTCTACGAGTACGGGGTGCCCTCCGACGGCAGTGCCGTCCGCCCGCACGACCCCGCCGTCGAGATGACGACGCTGGCGCACTACCGGCGCAGGCACGCCCAGTACAAGACCGACCCGTACCTGGCCGCCCTGCACGCGCGCGTGCCGTTCGTGGCGACCTGGGACGACCACGAGTCCGCCAACGACGCCTGGTCCGGCGGTGCGGAGAACCACACCGAGCCCGACGAGGGGACGTGGGAGCAGCGGCGCGCGGCCTCGCAGCAGGCGTACGCCGAGTGGATGCCCGTGCGGTACGAACCGGGCGGCCACCTCTATCGCAGGCTCACCTTCGGCAACCTCGCGGAACTGTCCATGCTGGACCTCCGTACCTACCGCAGCGAACAGGTGTCCCACCCGTTCGACCGCGGCATCCACGACCCCGAACGCACCATCGCCGGTGAGACACAGCTTCGGTGGCTCACCGACGGACTCGTCACCGCCACCGCGCAGTGGAAGCTCGTCGGCAACTCCGTCATGATCTCGCCGGTGCGGTTCCCCTCGACACTGTCCACCCGCGAGTTCCACGCCCTCGCCGAACTTCTCGGTCCCATCGAGGGTGTGCCGTACAACGTGGACCAGTGGGACGGATACACCTCAGACCGCGCGACGGTGTTCCGGGCACTGCGCGACCACGGTGTGCGCGACACGGTGTTCCTCACCGGGGACATCCACTCGGGCTGGGCGTGTGAGCTGCCCGCCGACCCGCTGACGTATCCGCTGAACCGCAACTCGGTGGGCACGGAACTGGTCTGCACCTCCGTCACGAGTGACAACCTCGACGACCTCCTCGGCGTGCCACCGAGAACGGCGTCGCTGGCCGTGGAATCGGCCATCCGGCTCGCCAACCCCCACGTCAGGTACCTGGACTTCGACTCGCACGGCTACTCGGTGCTGGAGGTGTCCCCGAGTGCCGTCCAGATGGACTGGTACACGCTGCACGACCGCACCGACCCGGCCAGCGAGGCCCGGCACTCCGTGTCCTACCGCGTGGCCGCAGGAACCCAGCGCGTGACCCGTACCCGGGAGGCCCTTCGATGAGCGACACCACCGGCGTGACCCGCCGTCACTTCCTGCGGGTGGCGACCGGCACCTCGGCCGCGGTGGTGCTGTCGAGCGCGGCAGCTCTGCCGGCTTTGGGAGCCGAGCGCGCCCCGCGTCCCCGCGTGTACGTGCTGGTGGTCGACGGGTTGAGGCCCGACGAGATCACCCCCGCGACCACACCGACCCTGTACCGGTTGCGGGAGGGGGGCACGGCGTTCCCCGTGGCCCGGTCGCTGCCGGTGATGGAGACGCTGCCCAACCACGTCATGATGATCACGGGGATGCGACCCGACCGCACCGGTGTCCCGGCCAACTCGATCCACGACCCGGAACTCGGCGAGGTGCGCACCCTCGACCGTGCCGACGACCTGCGGGCCCCGACAGTGCTGGAGCGCCTGGCCGAACACGGGCTCACCACGGCCAGCGTGCTGAGCAAGGAGTACCTGTACGGCATCGTGGGGGAGCGGGCGACGGTGCGCTGGGAGCCGTTCCCCGTCATCCCGATCAGCGACCACGCACCCGACCTGGCGACCCTCACCGCGCTCACGGCCACGGTGGCGGAGACCGACCCGGATTTCGCCTTCGTCAACCTCGGTGACGTGGACCGCGTGGGACACGTCGACCTCACCGGGACCACGCTGCGTGCCGCCCGCACGGCCGCGCTGATGTCCACCGACAACCTCGTGGAGGGTTTCACGGCGTTCCTGCGACGTACCGGCCGCTGGGAGTCCAGCGTGCTCGTCGTCCTCGCCGACCACTCGATGGACTGGTCGATGCCGCACCGGGTGGTGTCGTTGAGCCCCGGCATGGAGGACGACCCGATGCTGGCGGGTCGCGTGGCGATCGCCCAGAACGGCGGGGCGAACCTGCTGACGTTCACCGGACCGGACGCGGAACGCGCCGACGCGGTGACGCGGATGCGGCGCGTGGCGCAGGGCACCGACGGCGTGTTGTCGGTGCACACGCCCGAGGAGTTGCGGCTCGGCCCGCGCGCGGGCGACCTCGTGGTCTACTGCCGGGCGGGGTGGCGGTTCACCGACCCGGACCTGTGGTCGAACCCGATCCCGGGCAACCACGGGCATCCGGCCACCGAGCCGATCCCGTTCTTCGTCACGGGCGGGCATCCGGCCGTACGGGCAGGCCACGTGTCCTCGGTGGCGGCGACCACGGCCGACGTCGCCCCCACCGTCGGTGCCCTGTTCGGCCTGTCCGAGCCGGACGGCGGCTACGACGGCACCGCCCGCCTGGAAGCGTTCACGGCTCTCCCCGCGCGGGTGGGAGCGAACCGTCCCACCGTGTCCACGGTCTGAGCGTGGAGACGTCCATGCCGATCGCCGTGCGCCGAGCCCAGCTCCTCTCCACCGACCAGGCCACCACCTACGCCGACTGGTTCACCGGTCTGGGCGCACCGGTGCAGGTGCGGCTCCTGCACGCCGTGGCCACCAGCCCGCACGGCCTCACCGTGGGAGCGCTCACCGAGATCCTGGGAACCAGCCGGTCCACCACTTCGCGCCACGTCCGTAAGCTCGCAGACCTCGGCCTCGTTCGTATCGGCAAGCGCGGCACCACCAGCGTCGTCACCGTCGACGAAGCCTGCTGCTCGAGACTGCCGCACGCCGCCGACGCCGTCCTGGGTCTGCTCGGATCCCAGTCTCCCCGCTCCGGCAACCCGCCCCCTGACATCACCGTCCGCGCACTGCGGCCCGAGGACTGGACGGCCGTCCGGCGCATCTACCGCGAGGGCATCGCCACCGGCCTCGCCACCTTCGAGACCAGCGTGCCGAGTCGCGCGACCCTCGACGCGACCTGGCTTCCCGACCAACGCTGGGTCGCCGAGATCGACGGCACCGTCGTCGGCTGGACCGCCGCCAGCCCCGCTTCGCCCCGGGACTGTTACTCCGGCGCCGCCGAAACCTCCGTCTACGTCGACGAGGCCCATCGTGGCCGCGGCGTCGGTAAAGCACTGCTGCACAAACAGGTCACCGCCGCCGACGCCGCCGGCCTGTGGACACTGCAGAGCTCCGTCTTCACCGACAACCGCGCCAGCATCGCGCTGCACCACGCGGCCGGCTACCGCACCGTCGGCATCCGCGAACGCATCGGCCGGCTCGGTGGCGCCTGGCATGACACCGTCCTCCTCGAACGCCGATCACGCGTCCACTAGAACGGACGTCGGCGGCGAACGGACGGGAAAGGTCTCGACCCCTATATCACCCACCCCGCAGGACTGCTCCAGTGTGATGGCGATGCTCCCCGGTCGGTTGGCACTCCGTCATCGACCGAGCAGATCCTCTGTGGGCGTGAGTAGGGCCGAATGCAGCGGCTCCGTCCTCGTGGCAGGAGCACGGCCGAAACGGCGCTTTCGTCGTGTATGAACCTGGAGGCGCGGGTCGGCCCTGCCAGGGGCGCGGTCGCTGCACGGGCGGGCGGATGTTGTCCGCGACCGAGGAGAGCGGGTTTTCGCACCGGTTCGCGGGCCGATCGGGCGCATAACCGGGACGCGGACAGGCCGGGCATGCCAGGCTGGCCCACATGTCTTCCGTCCCCGAAGGTTCGGCCGGGCCCGCCGACGGGCCCCTGGCCAACGACTACGACACCTTCGCCGAGGCGTACACGGTGGAGAACGAGGACAGCCTCATCAACGCCTACTACGCGCGACCCGCGATCATGGACCTGGCCGGGGAGGTGGCCGGTCGGCGGATTCTCGACGTCGGCTGCGGTTCCGGTCCCCTGTTCGCCGCGCTGCGTGAGCGGGGCGCCATCGTGGCCGGCTTCGACTCCAGCGCGAAGATGGTGGAGTTGGCCCGGCGAAGGCTCGGTGCCGACGCGGACCTGCGGGTCGCCGATCTGGGCAGGCCGCTGCCGTTTCCCGGCGGCGCGTTCGACGACGTCGTCGCGTCCCTGGTGCTGCACTACCTGCGGGACTGGACCGCACCGCTGGCCGAGTTGCGGCGTGTGCTGCGACCCGGCGGCCGACTGATCGCCTCCGTCAACCACCCCTTCGTCTTCAAGCTGGTCCATCCCGACGCCGACTACTTCGCGACCTGCCAGTGGTCCGAGGAGTACACCTTCAACGGCCAGAACGCCGTGCTCACCTACTGGCACCGGCCGCTGCACGCGATGACCGACGCCTTCAGCGCCGCCGGGTTCCGCACCGCCGTCGTCAGCGAACCACTCCCAGCGCCGGGCGCCCACGAGCGGTTTCCCGACGAACTCGCGGCCAAGCCGGCCTTCCTGTGCTTCCTGTTCTTCGTCCTGGAGGCCGTCTGACTGCTGCGCGAAGCCTCCTGAGGCGACTGCGGTAGGACCAGGAGTTTGTTCGGGCTCCCGCTCACCTGGCCTCAGTGTGTGAATTTGAGCAGCTCCGCGGAGCAGGATCAAGACATTCGGGCCGGTCCGGGCGGCACTCGCAAGCCGTCCACCGGGGACGGCAGGTCCTCAGCGCACGGCCAGAGAGGGGTTTTCAGACCCTGCCTCCGCACGCGCGTCCGCGGTCCGTGTACGGGAGTGCGGACACGCGTGCGAGCGGGTCAGGCTGCCGCGACGTCGGCGGTGAGCCTGCCGAGCACCTTGTGCAGGCTCTCGATCACCTCGGTGTCGTTCTCGGGGTGTGTCTCGGCGAAGCGGTTCAGCGAACCGGGGATGGCGAGGGGCTCCTCGTCGACGACCTTGGCTCCCGCGATGCCCAAGGCCTTGCGGATCTCCTCCTGCGCCCACACGCCGCCGTACTGCCCGAGTGCGGTGCCGACCACGGCGGTCGGCTTGCCCTGGAGAGCGCCCGCGCCGTACGGGCGGGAGAGCCAGTCGATCGCGTTCTTCAACACGGCGGGCATCGTGCCGTTGTACTCGGGCGAGAACAGCAGTACCGCGTCGACACCGGAGACGGCGGTACGCAACCGGTTCGCGGGCTCGGGCGCGCCTGACTCGGTGTCGAGGTCCTCGTTGTAGAACGGCACCTCGGCGAGCGCGTCGTAGATCTCGACGGACACACCGTCGGGCGCGTGCCTGACCGCTGCTTCGGCCAACTGCCGGTTGTGTGAGCCCGCCCGGAGGCTGCCGACGAGCGCGAGAACGCGGATGGACATCGAAACTCCTGCCTGCTGGAAACGCTGGGGACGTGGCGGCGGCCCTGCGTCGTCACCGCCGTCATAAAAACGGACCGTAGTCCGTTTCGGGTTTAACACCGATCGTCGACAGTGGTCAACAGGACGTGGCCCGGGTTACGCTGCGGGCGTGTCCCGACCGTCCCCGTCGCCGAACGCCGCGCCCGAGCGTGCCCCGGACGTCCTGCCACTCGTGCCGATCCACGACCACGGACGGCAGCGCGCCGACGCCGTCCGTAACCGGGCCCGGGTCCTCGACGCCGCCATGCGCGTCGCCGCGCGCCACGGTGCGGGCAACCTCACGATGGACGCCGTCGCGGCGGAGGCGTCGGTCGGCAAGGGCACGGTGTTCCGCCACTTCGGCGACCGCACCGGCCTGCTGACCGCGTTACTCGACCGGGCCGAACGCGCGTTGCAGGAGGGTTTCCTGAGCGGTCCGCCTCCGCTGGGGCCGGGCGCCGAACCCCGCCTGCGGTTGACGGCGTTCGGCTCGGCGGTGTTGCGCCACGAGCAGGAGCACCTGGATCTCTACATCGCCGCGGTGACGGATCCCCACCGGCGGTTCACCGTCCCGGCCCACCACGTCCGACACACGCACGTGGCCATGCTCGTCCGGCAACTCGACCCGTGCGTCGACGCCGAGCTGTTGGCCCACACCCTGCTCGGTTTCCTCGACACCGCGTTGACGAACCACTTGCTCCGCCTGCGCGGGATGGACCTGCCCCGGTTGGAGGCCGGGTGGGCGGACCTCGTCACCCGGCTGTGTCCCTGACTGTCCCCGACTGTCCCTGGCTGTCCCTGACCACCGCCGTGTCCGCAGCTCCCGTACGCGTGTCCGCAGTTCCTGCACAGGTGTTCCCGCCGTGTGCTGCGAAGGCGTGTGCACAGACTGCGGACACGTGTGCACAGACTGCGGACACGGTGTTCAGGTCACGTCTCGGGCGAGTACGCGGACCTCGGCGAGGTTGAGTTCGCGCGGTTCGGGCGAGGACAGCCAGATGCGCACGTAGCGGCCCGTGGCGGGGAACTCGACGGTCGTCGGCCTGCCCGCCTGCTCGGTCTCGTGGTGCGCGACCACGTTCTCGTCGCGCAGAGCCTCGTCGAGCGAGTCCGCGAACGGCCGGTCGGACACCAGAACGTGGTAGTCCCGTACCCGGTCGGCGCAGCAGTCGACCCGGTTGTAGATCTCGATCCGTTCCACCGCGACGGACCGGCCGAGGTCGACCTGCCACCACGGCTGCGCTTCCGAGCCCGACGTCGTGGAGAAGTTGTTCACGTCGCCGTCGACCGACTTCGCCGCCGCGTAGACGGGCGCCCAGTCGGAGATCTGCGTGGCGGCGCCGTCGCGCGCCACGTTGCGCAGCGGCGGCAGCCCGAGGTAGGCGTCGTGCTCGGCCTCCACCCGCTCCAGGAAGGCGTCGACGACGCCGTCACCGATCCGCACCGGTCCCTCGACGCGGTTCTCGCCCGGCACCGAGCGGATCGCGCCCGCGTCGTCGGCGAACGCGCGCATCCGCTGCCGGGCCTGCTCCGCCCCGGCGGCGTCGTCGTCGGCGACGGCCTCCAGCAGCCGGGCGGCTTCCCGCATCGCCCGCCCCCACAGTGCCGTGGCGTCGAGCCAGTTCGCCGCGTCGTCGAGGAACGCCTCGTCACGCACGGTGGCCCGGATCGTCGCCGGTGCCGTCGCCACGCCCTCGGCCAGCGCGCGCAGGTCGCGCAGCGCACCGGGGTCACCGTCGTCGTAGGCGGCCCAGAAGGTGTCGAGCTGCCGGCTCAGCCGCGGCGCCTGCCGCTGCCAGGGCTCGGAACCGAACGTCGGCGCGAGGTGGTTGAGGTCGGTGAACACCGACAGCGCCGCGACGCCCTGGGGGTCGTCGCCCGTCAGGTACGCGGCGGCCTGCCGCGCACTGCGGTCGCGGTCGTAGTCGTGGTCGTTCCAGGCGAAGTCGGCCACGGTGAACAACGCGATCTTGCTGGCGGCGGCCTGGTTCATCGGGTTGGAGACCACACCCGACAGTGCCCGCGACAGCCCGGGCTCCCGCTTGTCGTAGGGCGCGAGCAGCAGCCTTCCCGCGGACTGCCCGAAGTCGTTGACCGGGTAGTTGTCCCACAGGAACACGTTGCGGCCGAACAGCGCGGAGGCCTGCTCCGCCTGCCCGACGGCGATGCTCGCGGGCACGACGTCCGGCCCGGTCCACATGACGACCACCGCCGGATCCAGTTCCTCGCGCAGCACTCGCTTGTACTCGGTGTCGTTCAGGTCCCCGTACTCGGTGGGAACGGTCTGGAGCGGACGAACACCCTGGTGCCGT encodes:
- a CDS encoding beta-N-acetylglucosaminidase domain-containing protein, with translation MCYSSDQDRAALTAKLEALYRLGVRSFSIPLDDIDYTTWNCEADRETYGEPGRAAAATAQADLLNGVQDGFVERHQGVRPLQTVPTEYGDLNDTEYKRVLREELDPAVVVMWTGPDVVPASIAVGQAEQASALFGRNVFLWDNYPVNDFGQSAGRLLLAPYDKREPGLSRALSGVVSNPMNQAAASKIALFTVADFAWNDHDYDRDRSARQAAAYLTGDDPQGVAALSVFTDLNHLAPTFGSEPWQRQAPRLSRQLDTFWAAYDDGDPGALRDLRALAEGVATAPATIRATVRDEAFLDDAANWLDATALWGRAMREAARLLEAVADDDAAGAEQARQRMRAFADDAGAIRSVPGENRVEGPVRIGDGVVDAFLERVEAEHDAYLGLPPLRNVARDGAATQISDWAPVYAAAKSVDGDVNNFSTTSGSEAQPWWQVDLGRSVAVERIEIYNRVDCCADRVRDYHVLVSDRPFADSLDEALRDENVVAHHETEQAGRPTTVEFPATGRYVRIWLSSPEPRELNLAEVRVLARDVT